Proteins co-encoded in one Coprobacter tertius genomic window:
- a CDS encoding adenine nucleotide alpha hydrolase family protein: MPQNKNTPEDDRVLYKLGQKVRKAIYDYALIEDGDRILIALSGGKDSLALTELLGRQMRIFKPRFTAIAAHIGMSNIAYESDTSYLEAHCKKVEIPFIYRRVTSFDPETDRRKSPCFLCSWYRRKVLFDIAKEQNCNKIALGHHQDDILQTLLMNMTFQGAFGTMPPRLVMDKFEMTLIRPMCLIPESELKKLAELQKYEKLIKNCPYESSSSRPEMKEVLTALEKINPQVRGNIWKSMTHIQSAYLPDPIGEKK, encoded by the coding sequence ATGCCGCAAAATAAAAATACGCCTGAAGACGATCGTGTGTTGTACAAACTGGGACAGAAAGTCAGGAAGGCAATTTATGATTATGCTCTGATTGAAGACGGAGATCGTATTCTTATCGCACTTTCGGGAGGTAAAGACTCTCTTGCCCTTACCGAATTGCTCGGTCGGCAGATGCGTATTTTTAAGCCTCGTTTTACAGCCATAGCAGCACATATCGGTATGAGTAATATTGCATATGAAAGCGATACTTCTTACCTCGAAGCTCATTGTAAAAAAGTGGAGATACCCTTTATCTATCGTCGGGTTACTTCATTCGACCCGGAAACCGATCGTCGAAAGTCGCCCTGTTTTCTCTGTTCATGGTATCGCAGAAAAGTCTTATTCGATATTGCCAAAGAGCAGAACTGTAATAAAATCGCCCTTGGACATCATCAGGACGATATTTTGCAAACATTACTTATGAATATGACGTTTCAGGGAGCTTTCGGAACCATGCCGCCCCGGCTGGTAATGGATAAATTCGAGATGACTCTTATAAGACCGATGTGCCTTATCCCCGAATCTGAATTGAAAAAGCTTGCTGAATTGCAGAAATATGAAAAGTTGATAAAGAATTGTCCTTACGAAAGTTCGTCGAGTAGGCCTGAAATGAAGGAAGTATTGACTGCTCTTGAAAAAATAAATCCTCAGGTACGAGGGAATATCTGGAAAAGTATGACTCATATACAATCGGCTTATCTTCCAGACCCGATAGGAGAAAAGAAATGA
- a CDS encoding DMT family protein translates to MTGLYTILLLIVSNIFMTFAWYGHLKLQEMKVISNWPLYAVILFSWGIALAEYSCQIPANRIGFIGNGGPFSLMQLKVVQEVITLIVFTIFTTVLFKGESLHWNHFAAFACLVLAVYFVFMK, encoded by the coding sequence ATGACCGGGTTATATACGATTTTATTACTTATCGTTTCAAACATATTTATGACATTTGCCTGGTATGGTCATTTAAAGTTGCAGGAAATGAAAGTAATTTCCAATTGGCCTCTTTATGCTGTTATTCTATTTTCTTGGGGAATAGCGTTGGCCGAGTATTCTTGTCAGATTCCCGCTAACCGTATCGGGTTTATCGGAAACGGCGGTCCTTTTAGTCTCATGCAGCTTAAAGTCGTACAAGAAGTAATAACTCTTATTGTTTTTACTATTTTTACTACTGTATTATTTAAGGGGGAGAGTTTGCATTGGAACCATTTTGCTGCTTTTGCCTGCCTCGTGTTGGCTGTTTATTTTGTTTTTATGAAGTAA
- a CDS encoding urea transporter yields MREGIFTICRGIGQVMLQNNAWSGAVMLAGIACNSWLLAILAIAGNLTGTLTALLAGYSIREIRDGLYGFNGTLIGIAVGVFFKINLISIVLLIAGSGLSTLIAGLFNRKSKLPGYTAPFIIVIWILLSGCYFLYPSLLITSSAMPASSETDLFAAFCFNLGQVMFQDGSLITGIFFLIAILINSTLDTTYAFIGAALPLTLALIIGTDYTSFNTGVYGYNAVLCSIALADRTKRGAIFAILSILISIGLQITGMNLGITTLTAPFVLSVWIVKLLQNTLSRVHADTKSCYFL; encoded by the coding sequence GTGCGTGAAGGAATATTTACAATATGCCGGGGTATCGGTCAAGTAATGTTGCAAAATAATGCTTGGTCGGGAGCCGTAATGCTGGCCGGTATCGCATGTAACTCTTGGTTACTGGCAATACTGGCAATAGCTGGAAATCTTACCGGAACTCTCACTGCTTTACTGGCTGGATATTCTATTAGAGAGATACGAGACGGGTTATACGGATTTAATGGCACCCTTATAGGAATTGCCGTAGGAGTTTTTTTTAAAATAAATCTGATTTCGATTGTTTTACTCATCGCAGGATCGGGATTATCTACTTTGATTGCTGGATTATTCAATCGAAAAAGTAAGCTTCCCGGATATACTGCTCCATTTATAATCGTTATATGGATCTTATTATCAGGTTGTTATTTTCTCTATCCAAGTCTTCTGATAACTTCATCTGCCATGCCCGCATCATCAGAAACAGATTTGTTTGCAGCTTTCTGCTTCAATCTGGGACAAGTGATGTTTCAAGATGGGAGTTTGATAACCGGTATATTCTTTCTAATAGCGATATTGATAAACTCGACGCTCGATACAACCTACGCATTTATCGGAGCGGCTCTTCCGTTAACATTAGCACTGATAATCGGGACAGATTACACCTCTTTTAATACCGGAGTATATGGTTATAACGCTGTACTTTGTAGTATTGCACTGGCAGACCGGACGAAGCGAGGAGCAATATTCGCAATCCTTTCTATACTTATATCGATCGGATTACAAATTACGGGCATGAATTTGGGAATAACTACTCTTACAGCTCCTTTCGTATTATCGGTCTGGATAGTAAAATTATTGCAGAATACCCTTAGCAGAGTACATGCCGACACAAAAAGTTGCTATTTTTTATAA
- a CDS encoding AI-2E family transporter, with the protein MNLSRQPYTFDRVIRILFTIAGCVGTFYLIKMLKGALLPFLVAWLLAYLIYPLVEFYKKKCHVRNHALSIVIALLSIIAFLSLLGWIFIPSIIDETDKMREIISNYIIGSRQLPFLPDNWQLYLKENIDFKKIAGMLNREEWSKLIETSFTQAWTFISGSVTRLVAIVSWFIVLLYLFFILLDYDKIIAGFKALIPERFKSPVLGIVNDIKVSMNRYFRGQALVAFLVGILFSIGFMIMGLPLAIIFGLFIGLLNMVPYLQLISIPPALLLCLLQSAENGQNFWVLAAICMGIYIIVQLIQDTVLVPRIMGHVTGLNPAIILLSLSIWGTLLGVIGMIIALPMTSLLLAYYHKYILHNHENTEKKDTPKPPKNNKKE; encoded by the coding sequence ATGAACCTATCCCGGCAGCCATATACTTTCGACCGCGTCATACGCATTCTGTTCACTATTGCGGGATGTGTGGGTACATTTTATTTGATTAAGATGCTTAAAGGAGCACTCCTGCCTTTCCTCGTGGCATGGTTGTTGGCTTATCTCATTTATCCGCTTGTCGAATTTTACAAAAAGAAATGCCATGTACGTAACCACGCACTCTCTATCGTTATTGCTTTGCTCTCAATTATCGCTTTTCTGTCGTTGCTCGGGTGGATATTCATCCCATCGATCATCGACGAAACAGATAAAATGCGCGAAATAATCTCAAATTATATCATCGGTAGCCGTCAACTACCTTTTTTACCCGATAACTGGCAACTCTATCTGAAAGAAAATATCGATTTCAAAAAAATTGCCGGAATGCTTAATCGTGAAGAATGGTCCAAGCTCATCGAAACGAGTTTTACACAAGCATGGACATTCATTTCAGGATCAGTAACCCGTCTCGTTGCTATTGTAAGCTGGTTTATCGTTTTACTTTATCTCTTTTTTATTCTACTCGATTATGATAAAATAATAGCCGGATTTAAAGCACTGATTCCCGAACGATTCAAATCTCCTGTTCTAGGTATTGTCAACGATATCAAGGTAAGCATGAACCGTTATTTCAGAGGACAAGCCTTAGTCGCTTTTCTGGTAGGAATACTTTTCAGTATCGGATTTATGATCATGGGGCTGCCGCTTGCCATCATTTTCGGGCTTTTTATCGGCTTGCTCAATATGGTTCCATATCTACAACTCATCAGCATTCCTCCGGCATTGCTATTATGCCTTTTGCAATCTGCCGAAAACGGACAGAATTTTTGGGTGCTTGCAGCAATATGTATGGGTATTTATATCATAGTACAACTCATACAAGACACAGTGCTGGTACCCCGTATTATGGGACATGTTACCGGTCTCAACCCGGCAATAATACTGCTTTCCCTGTCTATCTGGGGAACATTACTCGGGGTTATCGGGATGATTATCGCGCTGCCCATGACCTCACTCCTACTTGCATATTACCATAAATACATTCTCCACAATCACGAGAATACCGAAAAAAAAGACACACCAAAGCCTCCCAAAAACAATAAGAAAGAATAA
- a CDS encoding thymidine kinase translates to MLFSEENYETHRRGRIEVICGSMFSGKTEELIRRLKRAKIARQRVEIFKPAIDIRYSEEDVVSHDSNSIASTPVESSGSILLLSSDVEVVGIDEAQFFDNGIIDICNQLADQGTRVIVAGLDMDFKKKPFGPMPTLMSIADEVTKVHAICVECGHLANYSHRLVENEKQVLLGEKDEYQPLCRSCYNKKHTK, encoded by the coding sequence ATGCTTTTTTCTGAAGAAAACTACGAAACACACCGGAGAGGCCGTATTGAAGTAATCTGCGGCTCAATGTTCTCGGGAAAGACCGAGGAACTGATACGCAGACTCAAACGCGCTAAAATAGCCCGTCAGCGGGTAGAAATATTCAAACCTGCTATAGACATTCGTTATTCAGAAGAAGACGTAGTTTCGCACGACAGTAATTCTATCGCTTCCACTCCGGTAGAAAGTTCGGGAAGTATCCTACTACTTTCGAGTGACGTAGAGGTCGTAGGAATAGACGAAGCCCAGTTTTTTGATAACGGGATTATAGACATTTGTAATCAATTAGCCGACCAGGGAACCCGAGTTATCGTAGCCGGTCTCGACATGGACTTTAAAAAAAAGCCTTTCGGCCCGATGCCTACTCTCATGTCTATCGCAGACGAAGTAACTAAAGTACATGCTATCTGCGTAGAATGCGGACATTTGGCAAATTATTCGCACCGTCTCGTCGAAAACGAAAAACAGGTACTACTGGGAGAAAAAGACGAGTACCAACCTTTATGCCGAAGTTGTTACAATAAAAAACACACAAAATAG
- the dacB gene encoding D-alanyl-D-alanine carboxypeptidase/D-alanyl-D-alanine endopeptidase, translating to MKRKVFLFFILFLCVVKCIAVTGKAMASLLQLPGLKPASVGYCLLSPEGKIIDAYAEEKVLLPASVLKLVTTSTVLEMYGPAHRFVTQVSYTGDIFSDGVLHGDLVIQGGGDPMLGSEFGIRPVDSFLQELVIALKEKGIKNIKGRILGDDSLFDNEGVSHKWLWEDLGNYYAAGSYGLNYRDNLYRLVLRSGKSGTKPLILKTIPVMKELSFVNYLVAKNNNADSVYIYGAPFSDRRYLYGSLPAGRSSFTVKGDIPDPAFFLVKTITDALVANHISVSGAPDTYRRLVESGKKIPVGGGIPILRFESDPLSHIVSITNKRSNNLFAETLLRQVALKKYDTASAGKGISVLCEYWKSKGLDISALQMYDGSGLAVTNRISPLLLATILKQESCNDDFVYSLPEAGVEGTVKNLMKNSGLQGTLLLKSGSMAGVQCYAGYYIIASKRYPIVFMVNNFTCGRAELKAAIERFLKSSLSLL from the coding sequence ATGAAAAGAAAAGTTTTTTTATTTTTTATTCTTTTTCTTTGTGTAGTAAAATGTATAGCTGTTACCGGAAAGGCTATGGCCAGTTTGTTACAGCTTCCTGGTCTGAAGCCGGCATCTGTAGGTTATTGTTTGCTTTCGCCTGAGGGTAAAATTATAGATGCTTATGCCGAAGAAAAGGTCTTATTGCCAGCATCGGTACTTAAATTGGTGACAACTTCGACAGTGCTCGAAATGTATGGGCCGGCTCATCGTTTTGTCACACAAGTATCCTATACCGGTGATATTTTTTCCGACGGAGTTTTACATGGTGATCTTGTAATACAGGGGGGAGGGGATCCGATGCTTGGTTCAGAGTTTGGTATTCGACCGGTAGATTCATTTTTACAAGAGTTGGTGATCGCATTAAAAGAAAAAGGAATAAAAAACATAAAAGGCCGAATTTTGGGAGATGACTCGTTGTTCGATAACGAAGGTGTATCTCATAAATGGTTATGGGAAGATCTCGGTAATTATTATGCGGCCGGAAGTTATGGATTGAATTATCGGGATAATCTTTACCGATTGGTTCTTCGATCGGGAAAATCCGGTACTAAACCGTTGATTTTAAAAACGATTCCGGTAATGAAAGAACTCTCTTTTGTGAATTATCTTGTTGCAAAAAACAATAATGCCGATAGTGTGTATATATACGGAGCCCCATTTTCCGACCGACGTTATTTATACGGATCTTTACCGGCAGGGCGTAGTTCGTTTACTGTTAAAGGTGATATACCCGATCCTGCATTTTTTCTGGTAAAGACAATTACTGATGCTTTGGTTGCGAATCATATTTCGGTTTCAGGTGCTCCCGATACTTATCGTCGGTTAGTCGAATCGGGTAAAAAGATACCCGTAGGGGGCGGTATTCCGATTCTTAGGTTCGAGTCCGATCCTCTTTCTCATATTGTTTCTATAACGAATAAACGTAGTAATAATCTTTTTGCTGAAACTCTATTGAGACAGGTTGCATTGAAAAAGTATGATACGGCATCGGCTGGTAAAGGGATTAGTGTACTTTGTGAGTATTGGAAAAGCAAAGGGTTAGATATTTCTGCTTTGCAAATGTATGACGGAAGCGGATTGGCTGTTACAAATCGGATTTCCCCTTTGCTTTTAGCCACTATTTTGAAACAGGAGTCATGCAACGATGATTTTGTTTATTCTCTGCCAGAAGCAGGAGTGGAAGGTACTGTAAAGAATCTGATGAAAAATAGTGGTTTACAGGGAACTCTTTTATTGAAAAGCGGAAGTATGGCTGGAGTGCAATGTTATGCAGGGTATTATATTATTGCAAGTAAACGATATCCGATCGTATTTATGGTAAATAATTTTACTTGTGGCAGAGCTGAGTTGAAGGCGGCTATCGAACGTTTCCTCAAATCGAGTTTATCTTTGTTGTAA
- the rsmI gene encoding 16S rRNA (cytidine(1402)-2'-O)-methyltransferase, whose amino-acid sequence MAKLYVIPTPVGNLEDMTMRAIRVLKEVDCILAEDTRTSGILLKHFDIKTRMQSHHKFNEHQAVSGIIERIKGGETIALISDAGTPAISDPGFLLVRECRRESIDVECLPGATAFVPALVASGLPNDRFCFEGFLPQKKGRATRLTELASEKRTIVFYESPFRLVKTLTQFAEYFGDDREASVSREISKIYEETVRDTLSGLISHFTENEPKGEIVIVVAGMSGKEKNNEKTE is encoded by the coding sequence ATGGCAAAATTATATGTGATACCGACTCCGGTGGGTAATCTTGAAGATATGACGATGCGTGCTATACGTGTTTTGAAAGAAGTCGATTGCATATTGGCAGAGGATACACGCACCAGCGGAATACTATTGAAACATTTCGATATAAAAACCCGTATGCAGTCACATCATAAATTTAATGAACATCAGGCAGTATCCGGTATAATAGAACGTATAAAAGGTGGAGAAACGATTGCTCTTATTTCGGATGCCGGTACACCGGCAATATCGGATCCCGGTTTTCTTCTGGTTCGTGAATGCCGTCGGGAAAGTATAGATGTAGAGTGTTTGCCGGGGGCTACGGCTTTTGTCCCAGCCCTTGTTGCATCGGGATTGCCGAATGACCGGTTTTGCTTTGAAGGTTTTTTGCCGCAAAAAAAAGGTCGGGCTACTCGTTTGACCGAATTAGCTTCTGAAAAGCGTACAATCGTATTTTACGAATCACCTTTCAGGTTGGTTAAAACGCTTACGCAGTTTGCCGAGTATTTCGGTGACGACAGAGAAGCGTCGGTTAGTCGTGAAATATCGAAAATATATGAAGAAACAGTTCGTGATACCCTCTCAGGGTTAATATCTCATTTTACCGAGAACGAACCTAAAGGAGAAATTGTTATAGTTGTTGCCGGGATGTCCGGTAAAGAAAAAAATAACGAAAAGACAGAATAA
- a CDS encoding YjjG family noncanonical pyrimidine nucleotidase, producing the protein MSEYKTVFLDLDDTVWDFTTNSKIALEEIYRCYSLDRFYPTFDLYYKTYSEKNTELWNLYHHGRMTKEILVTERFRYPLQLVGVDDTELAKRLDKDYLSVLSRLPNLVMGARELLDYLVSKYTLGIISNGFNETQYRKIDASGIGHYFSEIVLSDEIGINKPHPDIFKEALHRMSIEAADAIMIGDNYDADIRGAMHCGIDQIYFNPLSKPIEEEKPTYEVTSLLEVMKIL; encoded by the coding sequence ATGTCCGAATATAAAACCGTTTTTCTCGATCTTGACGATACTGTGTGGGATTTTACAACTAATTCGAAAATTGCGTTGGAAGAAATATACAGGTGTTATTCACTCGACCGTTTTTATCCTACTTTCGATTTGTATTATAAAACCTATTCCGAGAAAAATACCGAGCTTTGGAATCTTTATCATCATGGCCGCATGACGAAGGAGATATTGGTTACCGAGCGCTTCAGATATCCATTACAGCTGGTCGGAGTGGATGATACCGAATTGGCTAAGAGGCTCGATAAAGATTATCTTTCGGTATTATCCCGGTTACCCAATCTTGTTATGGGAGCCAGGGAGTTGCTCGATTATTTGGTATCGAAATATACATTAGGAATTATCAGTAATGGATTCAACGAAACACAATACCGTAAAATCGATGCTTCGGGTATAGGGCATTATTTTTCGGAAATCGTGTTATCGGATGAGATTGGCATAAATAAACCCCACCCTGATATTTTTAAAGAAGCTTTGCATAGGATGTCTATCGAAGCTGCAGATGCGATTATGATCGGTGATAATTATGATGCCGATATACGAGGAGCTATGCATTGCGGTATCGACCAGATTTATTTTAATCCTTTGTCGAAACCGATCGAAGAAGAAAAGCCGACCTATGAGGTAACGTCGCTTTTAGAGGTCATGAAAATTTTATAA
- a CDS encoding rhomboid family intramembrane serine protease, whose translation MVTYIIIGITVVISFLCFSRPVLMMKLSFIPYRVFKNREWYRIITHGFVHADMMHLLVNMFTFWSFGTYIERGFIQIGFGQTGFIALYFGGMIAASLYDLVKKRNEPAYSSIGASGAVSAVLFTSIFFDPWGKILLFAVLPVPGILFGILYLVYCQYMGKQNKDHINHNAHFYGALYGFIFPILLEPSLIHVFLAQVKNF comes from the coding sequence ATGGTTACTTATATTATAATCGGTATTACTGTCGTTATTTCTTTTCTTTGTTTCAGTCGTCCGGTCTTGATGATGAAATTGTCGTTTATCCCTTATCGTGTGTTTAAGAATAGAGAGTGGTATCGTATAATTACACATGGGTTTGTACATGCCGATATGATGCACTTGTTGGTGAATATGTTCACATTTTGGTCGTTTGGTACTTATATAGAAAGAGGATTTATACAGATCGGTTTTGGTCAAACGGGTTTTATCGCTCTTTATTTTGGCGGTATGATTGCAGCATCGTTATATGATTTGGTAAAAAAACGCAACGAACCTGCTTATTCATCTATCGGGGCATCGGGTGCGGTATCGGCGGTATTATTCACATCTATCTTTTTCGATCCATGGGGTAAAATATTGTTGTTTGCCGTGTTGCCTGTTCCGGGTATACTTTTTGGTATTTTATATTTGGTATATTGCCAGTATATGGGCAAACAAAATAAAGATCATATCAATCATAACGCTCATTTCTACGGGGCGTTGTACGGTTTTATTTTTCCTATTTTGTTAGAGCCGTCGCTAATTCATGTTTTTCTGGCCCAGGTGAAAAATTTCTGA
- a CDS encoding WG repeat-containing protein — MKIQNYIISIPLFLFLITGCNVKKNTQIIGEADDSTSITIGHEEKTPCKMLLRTYEGIIPSNKQAESRYTLTIYNKIYSGDGFFSLEIAHFKTKRKTSSFITYSGKRYTQRGIPGNNDATVWQLIASNKHKIFNLLVENENRLILLTEAFKKENAESNRTLELINSDTISTQIPISNNIPRYQYRNAYFSVIYFKEKGFVAFDKNGNELFTIYSFDNSPDIAAEGVFRIVNEKGMIGFADTLGNVILEPKYAFAYPFKDGRTKVTFNGKKKIIPESRGEYHYWESDDWYFFNKNGEMISICQ, encoded by the coding sequence ATGAAAATACAGAACTACATTATATCAATACCTCTATTCTTGTTTCTCATTACCGGATGCAATGTTAAGAAAAACACACAAATAATAGGAGAAGCCGACGACAGTACCTCCATTACAATAGGTCATGAAGAAAAAACTCCATGCAAAATGCTACTACGAACTTATGAAGGTATCATACCATCGAATAAACAAGCTGAATCCCGCTATACACTTACCATATATAACAAAATATACAGCGGTGACGGATTTTTTTCACTCGAAATTGCTCACTTCAAAACAAAGAGGAAAACCAGTTCTTTTATTACTTATTCAGGAAAACGTTATACACAAAGAGGCATCCCCGGTAATAACGACGCGACAGTTTGGCAATTAATCGCCAGTAATAAACATAAAATATTCAATCTTCTGGTAGAAAACGAAAATAGACTTATTCTACTTACCGAGGCCTTTAAAAAAGAAAATGCAGAATCGAACCGAACACTCGAACTAATAAACTCCGATACTATCAGTACGCAAATCCCTATCTCTAATAACATACCCCGATACCAATATCGAAACGCATATTTCAGTGTCATTTATTTTAAAGAAAAAGGATTTGTCGCTTTTGATAAAAATGGCAATGAACTATTTACCATTTACTCATTCGATAACAGCCCCGATATCGCAGCAGAAGGGGTATTCCGTATCGTTAATGAAAAGGGAATGATCGGTTTTGCAGACACATTAGGGAACGTCATTCTCGAACCTAAATACGCATTTGCTTATCCCTTTAAAGACGGCCGGACTAAAGTCACTTTTAACGGAAAGAAAAAAATAATTCCTGAATCAAGAGGCGAATATCACTATTGGGAAAGCGACGACTGGTATTTTTTCAACAAAAATGGAGAAATGATCAGTATTTGCCAATAA
- a CDS encoding RagB/SusD family nutrient uptake outer membrane protein, with product MKTIKYINKYIIGSLLLGMSACNYLDIEPVGQVIPEKTSEYRALLTSAYSKLPSHKRFLTVRSDELQPIYDEFGFTSYSSYKDIAIWNDVTPDPKTYEFPWVDFYTIIFYTNEIITNGPEATDDNSEPIAQILGEAYALRAYMYFELLNMYAPVYDKNTAATQKTVPLTTKIDIEQRFPKSTMQEVYNQIESDLENADKYMITETQPEKIRYRFSRESLLVMKARIALYKGNASDALIQAKAALEINSQLEDLNTEGALTPVNYKSKEAIQSMERILDSDFGYDFTVSNALISLYNENDLRLSFYYKFDDWTGYTVNKCITIDERVTFRRSEVYLIAAEAAATEGHLDIAANYLKTLIKNRLKPAYYESEAARLSAIADKNQMLKEIAKERQRELAMEGHRWYDLRRTTQEQLTKELEGQTYILQDHDTRYTLRIPQSAIEANPDLKN from the coding sequence ATGAAAACAATTAAGTATATAAACAAATATATAATCGGCAGTCTTTTACTCGGTATGAGCGCCTGCAACTACCTCGATATCGAACCCGTAGGACAGGTTATTCCCGAAAAAACATCCGAATACAGGGCTTTACTTACTTCGGCATATTCGAAATTACCGTCGCACAAACGTTTTCTTACAGTACGTTCTGACGAATTACAGCCAATTTACGACGAATTCGGATTTACTTCTTATTCAAGTTACAAAGATATCGCAATCTGGAATGATGTGACACCCGATCCGAAAACGTATGAGTTTCCATGGGTAGATTTTTATACAATCATTTTTTATACCAACGAAATAATAACTAACGGCCCTGAGGCGACCGATGATAATTCCGAACCGATAGCTCAAATTTTAGGAGAAGCTTATGCATTACGAGCCTATATGTATTTCGAACTTCTGAACATGTACGCTCCCGTTTATGACAAAAATACGGCTGCGACACAGAAAACAGTTCCTCTGACTACAAAAATCGATATCGAACAGCGTTTCCCGAAATCGACGATGCAAGAAGTATATAATCAGATTGAAAGCGATCTTGAAAATGCCGATAAATATATGATAACCGAAACTCAACCTGAAAAAATTCGTTATCGTTTTTCACGCGAATCGCTTCTCGTTATGAAAGCTCGCATCGCTTTATATAAAGGAAATGCATCAGATGCACTAATTCAGGCTAAAGCAGCATTGGAAATCAATAGTCAACTCGAAGATCTGAACACAGAAGGTGCTCTTACCCCAGTTAATTATAAATCGAAAGAAGCCATACAGTCGATGGAACGTATCCTCGATAGCGATTTCGGATACGATTTCACAGTATCGAACGCACTTATTTCTTTGTATAATGAAAATGACCTGAGATTGTCATTTTACTATAAATTTGACGACTGGACTGGATATACCGTAAATAAATGTATTACCATCGATGAACGCGTTACATTCCGTCGAAGCGAAGTTTATCTCATTGCCGCCGAAGCCGCCGCAACAGAAGGACATCTTGATATTGCAGCTAATTATCTGAAAACTCTGATCAAGAACAGACTCAAACCGGCCTATTATGAATCGGAGGCGGCAAGACTGAGTGCCATCGCTGATAAAAATCAGATGTTGAAAGAAATTGCAAAAGAACGCCAACGTGAATTAGCAATGGAAGGTCACCGCTGGTACGATCTAAGACGTACAACACAAGAACAGCTTACCAAAGAACTCGAGGGACAAACCTATATTCTTCAAGATCATGACACACGCTATACTTTGAGAATACCTCAAAGTGCAATCGAAGCCAATCCCGACTTGAAAAACTGA